A region of Pseudarthrobacter sp. NIBRBAC000502770 DNA encodes the following proteins:
- a CDS encoding pyridoxamine 5'-phosphate oxidase family protein codes for MADSAGGSRTEVLNPDECWRYLRSSYIGRLAVINGDVPEIFPVNFSVAGESLVFRTAPGTKLRALLSGAVAALEVDGLNPYATEVWSVVAKGKPEEFDGTRMTLPDSDADREPWEPGIKDHLVALTPTELTGRRFAVRSRTRWWPPVDFSADWL; via the coding sequence ATGGCTGATTCCGCTGGTGGGTCTCGAACAGAAGTGCTGAATCCCGATGAATGCTGGCGGTACCTTCGGTCCTCATACATCGGCCGGCTGGCAGTCATCAATGGTGACGTTCCCGAGATTTTTCCGGTCAACTTTTCCGTTGCCGGGGAATCGCTGGTGTTCCGTACCGCGCCCGGCACCAAGCTGCGCGCCCTGCTCAGCGGCGCAGTCGCGGCACTCGAGGTGGATGGACTGAACCCTTACGCCACGGAAGTCTGGAGCGTGGTGGCTAAGGGCAAGCCGGAAGAATTCGATGGGACCCGGATGACGCTCCCCGACTCCGATGCCGACCGCGAGCCGTGGGAGCCCGGGATCAAGGACCACCTGGTAGCTTTGACCCCCACGGAGCTCACCGGACGGCGGTTCGCCGTCAGGTCCCGGACACGGTGGTGGCCGCCGGTGGACTTCTCCGCAGACTGGCTGTAG
- a CDS encoding pyridoxamine 5'-phosphate oxidase family protein has protein sequence MTDKSNVPVPEILDPEECWDLLGQTGVGRLAVIADGHPDVFPVNFKVDGDTLVFRTGSGTKQQAIQSDATVALEADAVSSQFGLAWSVVVKGKAAETTPTGPDLDDIRRALFPWQGVGQEYFIRITPESVTGRRFTMNAPLLWQAPLDEATRAGLE, from the coding sequence ATGACTGACAAATCAAACGTACCCGTGCCGGAAATCCTCGACCCTGAAGAGTGCTGGGACCTCCTGGGCCAAACCGGGGTGGGACGGCTCGCCGTCATCGCCGATGGCCACCCCGACGTGTTTCCCGTCAACTTCAAGGTTGATGGTGACACGCTGGTTTTCCGCACCGGGTCAGGAACCAAGCAGCAGGCCATCCAGTCGGATGCCACGGTGGCCCTGGAAGCAGACGCCGTCAGTTCGCAATTCGGGCTTGCGTGGAGCGTCGTCGTTAAGGGCAAGGCTGCCGAGACAACACCCACCGGACCCGACCTGGATGACATCCGGCGCGCCTTGTTCCCCTGGCAGGGCGTGGGCCAGGAGTACTTCATCCGGATTACACCGGAGTCGGTGACGGGCAGGCGCTTCACGATGAACGCCCCGCTGCTGTGGCAGGCCCCGCTGGACGAGGCAACCCGCGCCGGTCTCGAGTAG
- a CDS encoding zinc-dependent alcohol dehydrogenase family protein: protein MKALVYGGPGNKSWTDVPDPRIQQPGDVIVKIDTTTICGTDLHILKGDVPAVEKGRILGHEGVGTIVETGPSVTGLNVNDRVIISCIKSCGHCANCKAGLYSHCLGGEGQEGTGWIFGHLIDGTQAEYVRVPYAENSLHLLPAGVSDEQAVMLSDILPTGFEIGVQYGRVKPGDTVAVVGAGPVGLAAITTAGLYGAATVVAIDLDANRLEKAKEFGATDTVLSGSRDWKEQVLALTGGQGVDVAIEAVGVPATFGMCTDIVRPGGSVANVGVHGKPVELHLENLWIQNISISMGLVNTNTTPMLLKLVAQGKIRAEKFATHHFGFDQFLDAYDTFSRAAETKALKVIITA, encoded by the coding sequence ATGAAAGCCCTCGTCTACGGCGGACCCGGCAACAAGTCATGGACGGATGTTCCGGACCCCCGGATCCAGCAACCCGGCGACGTCATTGTCAAAATCGATACCACCACCATCTGCGGTACCGACCTGCACATCCTCAAAGGTGACGTGCCCGCCGTCGAAAAAGGCCGGATCCTGGGCCACGAGGGGGTGGGAACCATCGTGGAAACCGGGCCTTCCGTGACGGGGCTAAACGTGAACGACCGTGTCATCATCTCGTGCATCAAGTCCTGCGGCCACTGTGCCAACTGCAAGGCCGGACTCTACTCGCACTGCCTGGGCGGCGAGGGCCAGGAAGGCACGGGATGGATCTTCGGGCACCTCATTGACGGTACCCAGGCGGAGTACGTCCGGGTGCCCTATGCCGAAAATTCCCTGCACCTGCTGCCTGCCGGCGTCAGCGACGAACAGGCCGTCATGCTCTCCGATATCCTCCCCACGGGATTCGAAATCGGCGTCCAGTACGGCCGGGTAAAGCCCGGCGACACCGTGGCCGTGGTCGGTGCCGGGCCGGTGGGACTGGCGGCGATCACCACAGCAGGGCTGTACGGCGCCGCTACGGTGGTGGCCATCGACCTGGACGCCAACCGCCTGGAGAAGGCAAAGGAGTTTGGCGCCACGGACACGGTCCTGTCAGGCAGCCGTGACTGGAAGGAACAGGTCCTGGCCCTGACAGGGGGACAGGGAGTCGATGTGGCCATTGAAGCTGTTGGCGTGCCGGCAACATTTGGCATGTGCACCGACATCGTACGGCCCGGTGGTTCGGTGGCGAACGTCGGGGTGCATGGAAAACCCGTGGAGCTGCACCTGGAAAACCTGTGGATCCAAAACATCAGCATCAGCATGGGGCTGGTGAATACCAACACGACGCCCATGCTGCTCAAGCTGGTGGCCCAGGGAAAGATCAGGGCGGAGAAATTCGCCACGCACCATTTTGGTTTCGATCAGTTCCTTGACGCCTACGACACCTTTTCCCGGGCTGCCGAAACCAAGGCCCTCAAAGTGATCATCACGGCGTGA
- a CDS encoding ATP-dependent 6-phosphofructokinase: MKRLGILTSGGDCPGVNAVIRGAVLGGDVAHGYEFIGFRDGWRGVLEQDVFPLPRTSVRGISRLGGTILGTSRTNPLVGKGIEGVRACVRRHELDGLIAIGGEGTLAAARELCGQGINVVGVPKTIDNDLGATDYTFGFDSAVQTATEAIDRLRTTGESHHRCMVAEVMGRNAGWIALHSGMASGAHAILIPEHPVSLDQICSWVLSARDRGRAPLVVVAEAFAPEGHQAPYAPRGLDTFGRPRLGGIGLLLEGELQTRTGIETRATVLGHIQRGGEPTAFDRVLATRLGLAAVESAAAGRWGTMVSLRGTDIVNVDLGEALGELKVVPEARYEEAAVLFG; this comes from the coding sequence GTGAAGCGGCTGGGCATCCTCACCAGCGGCGGTGACTGCCCCGGCGTCAACGCGGTCATCCGGGGAGCCGTGCTGGGCGGAGACGTGGCGCATGGCTACGAATTCATCGGGTTCCGGGACGGGTGGCGGGGTGTCCTGGAGCAGGACGTTTTTCCTTTGCCCCGGACGAGTGTCCGCGGTATCTCCCGCCTGGGCGGAACCATCCTGGGCACGTCCCGGACCAATCCGTTGGTGGGGAAGGGGATCGAAGGGGTCCGCGCCTGCGTCCGGCGCCACGAACTGGACGGCCTGATTGCCATTGGGGGAGAGGGGACACTGGCAGCTGCCCGGGAATTGTGCGGGCAGGGCATCAATGTGGTGGGTGTCCCAAAGACCATCGATAATGACCTCGGTGCCACGGACTACACCTTCGGCTTTGATTCCGCGGTCCAGACTGCCACAGAAGCCATCGACCGCCTCCGGACTACTGGCGAATCGCACCACCGGTGCATGGTCGCAGAGGTCATGGGCAGGAATGCCGGCTGGATAGCACTGCATTCCGGCATGGCGTCGGGCGCGCACGCCATCCTGATACCTGAACATCCGGTGTCCCTGGACCAAATATGTTCGTGGGTACTGTCAGCCCGGGACCGAGGCCGGGCTCCCCTTGTGGTGGTGGCCGAGGCCTTCGCTCCCGAGGGTCACCAAGCACCCTACGCACCCCGTGGCCTGGATACTTTTGGGCGGCCGCGACTGGGAGGGATCGGCCTGCTGCTCGAAGGGGAACTGCAGACACGGACCGGCATCGAAACGCGCGCCACCGTTTTGGGCCACATTCAGCGTGGCGGCGAACCTACGGCCTTCGACCGGGTCCTTGCCACCAGGCTGGGGCTGGCCGCTGTCGAATCGGCAGCCGCCGGCAGATGGGGCACCATGGTGTCGCTGCGTGGTACGGACATAGTCAATGTTGACCTGGGGGAAGCGCTGGGAGAACTGAAGGTGGTCCCTGAAGCACGGTACGAGGAGGCCGCTGTCCTGTTTGGATGA
- a CDS encoding zinc-dependent alcohol dehydrogenase family protein, producing the protein MRAWWVGEPGPMSTRPLVQGIRAVPRPAADEILVDVTVCGVCRTDLHLAEGDLSPRRPHVVPGHEAVGVVVETGADCSRFAAGDRVGVAWLGGVCGSCAYCRRGDENLCRSPVFTGWDRDGGYAEQLVVAEDFAYPVPAGFTDEQAAPLLCSGIIGYRALKRAALPVGGRLGIYGFGSSAHITAQLAIKQGASVFVMTRSDSARSLARELGADYAGDAYDEPPVPLDSAILFAPVGELVPAALRALDRGGTLAIAGIHLSDIPALNYSRELYYERQVRSVTANTRADGHEFLTLAARLSLALTTTTYPFDAADKALDDLAADRITGSAVLRVRAER; encoded by the coding sequence GTGCGTGCATGGTGGGTAGGCGAGCCCGGTCCCATGTCCACCCGCCCGCTGGTCCAGGGGATCCGTGCAGTTCCCAGGCCTGCGGCCGACGAGATACTGGTGGACGTGACCGTCTGCGGTGTGTGCCGGACCGACCTCCATCTCGCCGAAGGTGACCTCTCCCCGCGGCGCCCCCACGTGGTGCCGGGGCATGAAGCTGTCGGAGTCGTGGTCGAAACCGGAGCGGATTGTTCCCGTTTCGCGGCAGGCGACAGGGTTGGCGTGGCTTGGCTGGGTGGCGTTTGTGGCAGCTGTGCTTACTGCCGCCGCGGCGACGAGAATCTGTGCAGGTCACCGGTGTTCACGGGCTGGGACAGGGATGGGGGCTATGCCGAGCAACTGGTTGTCGCGGAGGATTTCGCCTACCCGGTGCCAGCTGGCTTCACTGACGAACAGGCCGCGCCGCTGCTGTGCTCGGGGATCATCGGATACCGGGCCCTGAAGCGTGCGGCCCTGCCCGTTGGCGGGCGCCTTGGCATCTACGGTTTTGGCAGCTCCGCGCACATCACCGCCCAGCTTGCCATCAAACAGGGTGCCTCCGTGTTTGTCATGACCCGGTCTGACAGTGCCCGGTCCCTCGCCCGGGAGTTGGGAGCCGACTATGCGGGGGACGCTTATGATGAGCCGCCGGTACCCCTCGATTCCGCGATTCTTTTCGCACCGGTGGGAGAACTTGTCCCGGCCGCGCTGCGCGCCCTGGACAGGGGTGGAACCCTCGCCATCGCCGGAATCCACCTGAGCGACATCCCGGCCCTCAATTACAGCAGGGAACTCTACTACGAACGTCAGGTGCGGAGCGTAACAGCCAATACCCGGGCTGACGGGCATGAGTTCCTGACTCTCGCAGCCAGGCTGTCCCTGGCCCTCACCACGACGACCTACCCGTTCGACGCAGCAGACAAGGCCCTCGACGACCTGGCCGCCGACAGGATAACCGGTTCAGCGGTCCTCCGGGTCCGGGCGGAACGGTAG
- a CDS encoding S1C family serine protease: protein MDQAQVPITADNDDVLDSYSQTVMRVAAAVTPHVAAIEMTAQRRNGRARVGAGSAVLFTEDGYLLTNSHVVAGTRHGFAVFGDGSRMELELVGADPLSDLAVVHGSRPRIRPAVFGAAESLRVGQLVVAVGNPLGLAGSVTAGVVSGLGRAIPVWSGGNRRVIEDVIQTDAALNPGNSGGALADTHARIVGINTAVAGAGLGLAIPINATTRRIISALLSDGRVRRAYLGLVSTPMQLGSSAVIRTGLREGLRVVEVLPGSPADKAGLSAGDVIVTAGGRPVSNAESLQRLLFADAIGQPLNLAVLRDGAERHLTAVPEEMTANGAG from the coding sequence ATGGACCAGGCGCAGGTACCAATAACAGCGGACAATGACGATGTCCTGGACTCGTACTCGCAAACAGTGATGCGGGTGGCAGCTGCCGTGACGCCCCACGTGGCAGCAATCGAGATGACGGCGCAGCGCCGCAATGGCCGGGCCCGGGTGGGCGCAGGTTCGGCCGTCCTCTTCACCGAGGACGGCTACCTGCTCACCAATTCCCACGTGGTGGCCGGCACCCGGCACGGCTTCGCGGTCTTCGGCGACGGCAGCAGGATGGAGCTGGAACTCGTTGGCGCGGACCCCTTGTCCGACCTTGCGGTGGTGCACGGTTCGCGGCCGCGAATCCGGCCCGCCGTGTTCGGCGCGGCGGAATCCCTCCGGGTCGGGCAGCTGGTTGTGGCCGTGGGCAACCCGCTGGGCTTGGCCGGTTCGGTGACCGCGGGGGTGGTCAGCGGGCTGGGCAGGGCCATTCCAGTCTGGTCGGGCGGTAACCGGCGGGTCATCGAGGACGTCATCCAGACCGATGCGGCACTGAACCCCGGCAACTCCGGCGGTGCCTTGGCGGATACTCACGCCAGGATCGTGGGCATCAACACCGCAGTGGCCGGAGCCGGCCTGGGACTGGCAATTCCGATCAACGCGACCACCCGCAGGATCATCTCCGCGCTGTTGTCAGACGGAAGGGTGCGCCGCGCGTACCTGGGCCTGGTGAGTACCCCGATGCAGCTCGGATCCAGCGCCGTGATCCGCACCGGGCTGCGTGAAGGGCTCCGCGTCGTAGAGGTACTGCCCGGGTCGCCTGCAGACAAGGCAGGCCTGTCGGCAGGGGACGTCATCGTCACGGCCGGGGGCCGCCCGGTCAGCAACGCCGAAAGCCTGCAGCGCCTGCTGTTCGCCGATGCCATCGGCCAGCCGCTCAACCTTGCCGTGCTGCGCGATGGCGCAGAACGCCACCTGACGGCGGTTCCGGAGGAAATGACGGCCAACGGAGCTGGATAA